From a single Clostridium isatidis genomic region:
- a CDS encoding calcium-translocating P-type ATPase, SERCA-type codes for MIQEKEYSHGLTTKEVKKRQDTYGLNEISHKKKKSPLFIFLSQFNDLIVWILIGATIISGLMGDSADAITILIIVFVNAIMGFVQEFRTEKSLEALKELAAPTCKVIRDDVLKVINSIEVTIGDLVVLEAGDRIPADGTFIEASSVMVDESLLTGESVGVSKEAKKGKNLGFMGTTVLKGKGLLLVDSIGMKTEMGKIANLLDNIEEEKSPLRERLDSLGKVLVGLCLIICAIVTVLGIIRGNEIGDMFLLGVSLAVAAIPEGLAAIVTVALALGVSRMLKKNALVRKLPAVETLGCTSVICSDKTGTLTQNKMTVKEIYMNGRIYDLEKDELKNHSMLMKALIYCNDCNYDFNVKNIDKALYGDPTETALIKAFFNDIKKLKDFLSNIIRVYDIPFDSTRKMMSVVIKEAGKEICYVKGAPERILEKCTHILENGTIKPLTIQKRKQVLSYMDSMSNRALRCLAAAYKEKNIVHNEELEKDLIFLGIAGSMDPPRPEVKDAVLKCKLAGIQPVMITGDHKNTALAIAKSINICNTDNQAITGEEIERISDEELTKKVKDIRVFARVSPNHKLRIVRAFKKNNNIVAMTGDGVNDAPAIKEADIGVAMGISGTDVTKEAASMVLMDDNFATIVSAVEEGRIIYDNIRKFIRYLLSCNLGEVLTMFLASLFYLPNPLTPIQILFVNLATDGLPAIALGVDPPDKDIMRQAPREKGEGIFARGLWSKITVRGVLIGVCTLLAFIIGRFSRFDLATCRTLALCTLVMSQLFHVFECRSERHSIFEIKLFTNPYLVGAVMISMIMVACILYIPFLARVFDTVALNLAQWGIVLFFSGTIFLVNSTYLLIRSKTKR; via the coding sequence TACAGGAGAAAGAATATTCACATGGACTAACTACTAAGGAAGTGAAAAAAAGACAAGATACCTATGGATTAAATGAAATATCACATAAGAAGAAAAAATCGCCACTATTTATATTTTTATCTCAGTTTAATGATCTAATTGTCTGGATATTGATAGGTGCAACTATTATTTCAGGACTAATGGGGGATAGTGCAGATGCAATTACTATACTTATAATAGTTTTTGTAAATGCGATAATGGGATTTGTACAAGAGTTTAGAACTGAAAAATCTTTAGAAGCATTAAAAGAACTTGCTGCTCCAACTTGTAAGGTTATTAGAGATGATGTACTAAAAGTAATAAATTCTATTGAAGTAACCATAGGAGATTTAGTTGTTCTAGAAGCAGGAGATAGAATTCCAGCAGATGGAACCTTTATTGAAGCTTCTTCAGTTATGGTAGATGAATCTCTTTTAACAGGAGAATCTGTTGGTGTAAGTAAGGAAGCTAAAAAAGGTAAAAACTTAGGCTTTATGGGCACAACTGTTTTAAAAGGAAAAGGATTATTATTAGTTGACAGCATTGGAATGAAAACTGAGATGGGGAAAATAGCAAACCTTCTAGATAATATTGAAGAAGAAAAATCTCCTTTAAGAGAAAGATTAGATTCCTTAGGAAAAGTTTTAGTAGGATTATGTTTAATTATTTGCGCCATTGTAACAGTTCTTGGAATTATTAGAGGAAATGAAATTGGAGACATGTTTTTACTTGGTGTTTCATTAGCTGTTGCTGCAATCCCTGAAGGCCTTGCGGCAATAGTAACTGTTGCCTTAGCCTTAGGTGTTTCAAGAATGCTTAAGAAAAATGCACTAGTTAGAAAGCTTCCAGCTGTAGAAACATTAGGTTGCACTTCTGTAATTTGCTCAGATAAAACAGGAACTTTAACCCAAAATAAAATGACAGTAAAAGAAATATATATGAATGGAAGAATATATGATTTAGAAAAAGATGAGTTAAAAAACCATTCTATGTTAATGAAGGCGCTTATCTATTGTAATGACTGTAATTATGATTTTAATGTTAAAAACATAGATAAGGCTCTTTATGGAGATCCAACAGAAACAGCTTTAATAAAGGCCTTTTTTAATGATATAAAGAAGTTGAAGGATTTTTTGTCAAATATAATTAGAGTATATGATATTCCTTTTGATTCAACTAGAAAAATGATGAGTGTTGTAATAAAAGAAGCTGGCAAAGAAATATGCTATGTAAAAGGAGCCCCTGAAAGGATATTGGAGAAGTGTACTCATATATTGGAAAATGGTACTATTAAGCCCTTAACAATACAAAAAAGAAAACAGGTTTTATCATATATGGATTCAATGTCAAATCGGGCTTTAAGATGTTTGGCAGCAGCATATAAGGAAAAAAATATTGTTCATAATGAGGAGTTAGAAAAAGATTTAATATTCTTAGGAATAGCTGGAAGTATGGATCCTCCAAGACCTGAAGTAAAAGATGCTGTATTAAAATGTAAGCTTGCTGGTATTCAACCAGTTATGATTACTGGAGATCATAAAAACACTGCCTTGGCAATAGCTAAATCAATTAATATATGTAATACAGATAATCAAGCAATTACTGGCGAAGAAATAGAAAGAATTAGTGATGAAGAACTTACAAAAAAAGTTAAAGATATTAGGGTATTTGCGAGGGTTTCCCCTAATCATAAACTAAGAATAGTAAGAGCCTTTAAAAAGAATAACAATATTGTTGCAATGACTGGAGATGGAGTTAATGATGCACCAGCTATCAAAGAAGCAGATATAGGGGTTGCAATGGGGATATCAGGAACAGATGTAACTAAAGAAGCTGCCTCAATGGTTTTAATGGATGATAATTTTGCTACAATTGTATCAGCAGTAGAAGAAGGTAGAATAATTTATGATAATATTAGGAAATTCATAAGATATTTATTATCTTGTAATTTAGGTGAAGTACTAACAATGTTTTTAGCTTCATTATTTTATCTTCCAAATCCATTAACACCAATTCAAATATTATTTGTAAATCTAGCCACAGATGGGCTTCCAGCCATAGCTCTTGGTGTAGATCCCCCAGATAAAGATATTATGCGTCAGGCACCAAGAGAAAAGGGAGAAGGTATATTTGCAAGAGGTTTGTGGTCTAAAATAACTGTAAGAGGCGTCTTAATCGGAGTTTGTACTTTACTTGCTTTTATAATTGGAAGATTTAGCAGATTTGATTTAGCTACTTGTAGAACTTTAGCTTTATGTACATTAGTAATGTCACAGCTTTTCCATGTATTTGAATGTAGGTCAGAGAGACATTCAATTTT